The DNA segment CGGTGACGCGCGAGTGTCCAAGTCAACGCCATGTTCCTCTTCTATCAGGTACGCTTCTCCTCGCTGCTGATGCTGATGGAGCTGGCGGCCAAGTTGAAGGAGAACTACATGGCGCTGCTTCCGGAGACCATACCCTTCCTGGCAGAACTCATGGAGGGTCAGTGCAATCTCTAAATAGTACCCGAACatggacaaaacaaaatgaaggcGCCAAACTAACAAAGTGCATGTCAGCTTTGTTAGCCCAAACGCAAGCTATGAAATGCAGACGTGGCttgaagcaaacaaacaaaaggcagGCTTGAGAGTTAGTTTGTGTAAGTGGTGGTGAGCCGCTCGTTCTGTTTGTGTTGCAGACGAGTGTGAGGAGGTGGAGCATCAGGTTCAGAAGGTGGTTCGGGAGATGGAGGACATCCTGGGAGAACCGTTGCAGAGCTATTTCTAACACGCGCATCATCTCAAAATGGCCTGCCCTTGAGGTCCTCATCATGAAAGCAGAACATGGACTTCTGAGCGtctatattctatttttataaTCCTACTGAACATTATGCAAGTGTCTGTTGGCAAGCTCTTATTTTTTGCTGTCTGCATGAGGttacttcattaaaaaaaaaaaaaaaaaaaggttttctgtGGGGAAGTCTCTGACTTGTATTGTACCTGAAATAAATTGCCACAAGTGTAACGCACTGCCATGTATACTTAATTTTGAATTATCTCTAGCAATGGTGGGTACCTTCTTGTTTTGTCTGTTCAATGATTAACATGAGTGACGTCACACTGTCCCGGGTGGCAGAGCTTGCTCGCTCTCTCTTGCtcgctctcttcctctctctctgtGCGTCTTCTTGCTACTTCATTCAGCACCATGCAGCGTGCCAGGACGGCTCTGCAGCTTCTCATCACCTCCACGACATGTCATTTTCCTCCTCATCCTCGCCATTTTCACCATCCTCACCGTCATCTCCAGGAGATGCGCTCCGTGGGGATCGTTGGAGCGCCTTTCTCCAAAGGACAGGTGAGGTCAGGTGACCTCGGCTCCGTACTTAACCTGCTGGACCATTTAGGGCGGTGCAACAAGAATAGCAATTTTGTTTGTGGGGGCCGTGGCACAGCCCCGGGATGGTGTGGAGCTCGGACCGGATGCGATCCGCGCCGAGGGACTCGTACGTAAGCTGCAGGCGCAAGGTAACAATTAATCTGCATTTTACtgtcttctgattggctggtcaGAACAGAAAGCAACGACATGCAGTTTTTATCACAAATTCATGTCGTGCTCAGTGTTGACTGTCACGCAAGCGCTTGCTCGTTGGCTCTCTCCCACTTTTTCACGGTTACATATTGAACAGCAGACTGGTTACTGTGTGCTCAACCGGTTGACTTTGCTCTGTACGACACACAGACACTCAAGTTGACTGGCCTTGTTTATTTCAGAGCAAACAATTTTAGCACAAACATGAATGATGTTTGCTTTTCTGTATGGGAGCCCTGAGAGCATCACGTGTCTTCCCGTCCCGGCAAGACATCATCTTTTTTTGTCCCTGCAGGCTGCGTGGTGAAGGATTACGGCAACTTGACATTTGAGGACGTGCTGCCCGACGAGCCAGTGGGGCGGGTGAAACATCCCCGGGCGGTGGGCAATGCCAACCTGAGGCTGTCAGAGGCGGTGCGGGCGGTGAAGCGTAATGGACACACGGCGGTCGTGCTGGGCGGAGACCACAGGTCGCTCGCTTGCTCGGCACGCTTTGTTTTGGCTGTGGGATAAATTGAAAACATGATACCGCCTCCGCCATCACCTTTTCCAGCCTGGCCATTGGCTCTGTCCACGGGCACGCGTCAGCTGTGGGGGACGTGAGCCTGGTTTGGGTGGACGCCCACGCCGACATCAACACGCCGCTGAGCACGCCCACGGGAAACATGCACGGCCAGCCCGTGTCCTACCTGCTCCATGAGTTGCGCCCAAAggtcagcaaaaaaaagaaaggccaaATATCTATTTGCGCTCGTTTGCTTTTTCTTCAAAATCAGATTCCAATCCTGCCCAACTTCTCCTGGATGAGCTCGTGCGTGTCGGCCAAACATTTCGTCTACATCGGCCTGAGAGACCTGGACCCCGAGGAGCAGTAAGTCTTCTTTCGTCTGTGTGTTCCTGTTCCGGGAGGGCTTGATCATACTGTGCCTTTTCCCCCCGGTGCGCAGTTACTTGCTGAAGCTGGCGAGCGTGAAGGCCTTCTCCATGACACAGGTGGACGCTCTGGGTGTCGGCCGAGTGATGGAGGAGACGTGCGACTTCCTGTGTAAAGACGGGTAAGTGTTCTAGAAGCTCGCCACGTGGTCGGTCCCGCAGTCACTCGATGCCTCGGAGCAGGGCCAGGAGGCCGATCCACCTAAGCTATGACGTGGACGCCT comes from the Syngnathus typhle isolate RoL2023-S1 ecotype Sweden linkage group LG18, RoL_Styp_1.0, whole genome shotgun sequence genome and includes:
- the arg1 gene encoding arginase-1 isoform X1; its protein translation is MQRARTALQLLITSTTCHFPPHPRHFHHPHRHLQEMRSVGIVGAPFSKGQPRDGVELGPDAIRAEGLVRKLQAQGCVVKDYGNLTFEDVLPDEPVGRVKHPRAVGNANLRLSEAVRAVKRNGHTAVVLGGDHSLAIGSVHGHASAVGDVSLVWVDAHADINTPLSTPTGNMHGQPVSYLLHELRPKIPILPNFSWMSSCVSAKHFVYIGLRDLDPEEHYLLKLASVKAFSMTQVDALGVGRVMEETCDFLCKDGARRPIHLSYDVDALDPAVTPATGTPVPGGLTYREGVYIAEHIANTGLLSAVDVVEVNPAVGVSEQEVRRTARAALDVLLGCFGRLREGNHPDEFRLPDA
- the arg1 gene encoding arginase-1 isoform X2 is translated as MSFSSSSSPFSPSSPSSPGDALRGDRWSAFLQRTGEPRDGVELGPDAIRAEGLVRKLQAQGCVVKDYGNLTFEDVLPDEPVGRVKHPRAVGNANLRLSEAVRAVKRNGHTAVVLGGDHSLAIGSVHGHASAVGDVSLVWVDAHADINTPLSTPTGNMHGQPVSYLLHELRPKIPILPNFSWMSSCVSAKHFVYIGLRDLDPEEHYLLKLASVKAFSMTQVDALGVGRVMEETCDFLCKDGARRPIHLSYDVDALDPAVTPATGTPVPGGLTYREGVYIAEHIANTGLLSAVDVVEVNPAVGVSEQEVRRTARAALDVLLGCFGRLREGNHPDEFRLPDA